From the Actinopolymorpha singaporensis genome, the window CGGTGTGGATCGCGGGCCCTGGAAGCAGCGTGGTGAACGGTCAGGTCAGGCAGGTAGCGCAGCTCCCACCCGGCAGCCATCCTCACCTTGTCGCCGCCGGTGAACGGTACGTCTCGGCTCATGCCGGAGACCTCACAAGGAGCCCGAGTAGTACGGGTCGCGCAGCAGCTGGGCCAGCCGCGCGACCGGCCGTCCGTCGTGGGCGATCCAGGCGAGCCGACCGAACGTCGTGAGCATCGAGTGCTCGGCGTCGCTGAGCGGCCGTACGCTCTGGTAGCCGTCGAGCATTGCCGAGCGTTGCGGGTCGCCCGTACGCGTGTAGCAGTAGGCGAGGTCGTAAGCCCGCCATCCGTATCCACACATGTCGAAGTCGAAGATCGTGACGTTGCCGTCCGCGTCGAAGTGGTAGTTGAGCGGCTGGATGTCGGCGTGGACGATGCCCCAGCCGGTCGGCCCAGGATCGAACGCGGCAAGGTGCTCACGGATCTCGGCGACGTAGTGACCGATGGTCTGCGCGTCGTCTGGGTGGGCGGAACGGATCGCTTGGTCCAGTTCGGCGAGCGGCCGGTCGAGTTTGGTGGCCTCGTCGAGGTGGTAGCGGGGATGTTTCGGCGTGTGGAGGTCGGCGGTGACATGGATGGTGGCGAGGGTTCGCCCGATGACGTACGCCTGGTCGGTGGTCAGCTTCCCTGGCGGGGCGCCGGGTGCCCAGGAGAACAGCGAGTAGAACCGCTCGCCCTCCGGGGCTGGGATCGTTCCCAGAAGGTCGCCGTCACAGCGCGGAAGGGGCCACGACACCGGAACCCCGTGCAGGTGGAGGTGGGTCAGCAGCTCGAGTTCGAACCTGACGTCGCTCTCGCCGCGGAGCCACCACTTTCCCCGGGTGTGCAGGCGAAACGCGTAACGTCGCCCACCGACGGAAACCTCGTAGGTGTCGTTGTGGCCGGCGAACAGCAGGTGGCAGTCGTCCGGTACGCCGACGTCGTACTCGTCGCCCACCAACCGTGCCACCCACTTCGGGTCGACCATCGAGTAGAGAATGTCGACGGCGTTACGGGATGCGGCCGTCGCAGTGGCGTCGGTCCCCGGTGTTCGCTCATCGATGGCCATGGCGGACTCCCTCGGTCTGGTCGGTCCCGGCACCGGGATCGAGTTCGGCGAGCAGCTTCTTCGGCGCCACGGTGCGGTAGCTCTCGTCGATCCAGTCGCGCACGAGGTCGAGGTCCGCATGGGGGAGAGGGACAGTCAACCAGCCCCACTGCCCGAGGCCGCTCATCGTCGTCGGGGTCGCTGCGCCAACGGTGACCGCCTGGTCGTAGGAGGCCCTGAGCTTCACCGACACAGCCGGCGTCGGGGCCTGCGGTCGGCTGAGCCACAAGAACATCGGCCCGTACACAAGGCCGTTCCCCCTCCGACGAGGGGGATGATCGATCTTGATCACGAGTTCGCCCCAAGGGGTGTCCTCGATCGCACGGGGCATGGCGAGGGCGAACGTCCGCATCTCGTCCCACGCCAGGGGGGCCATCGGCACACTCTAGGGGACCCGACGGGTGTCGACGAGTGCGCGGACGGCGCCGGTTACCGGACCTGGACAGCGTAGGTGTGGTGCCCGCCCGCGGGTCCTGCGACGCTTGAGGTCGGCGAGTGCAGTACGCATCGAACGCGACGGGAGTAGGGCGAGTATGACTGCTACGACGGCAGCGCTGGGATCCGAGCTCGACAGGCCCTACGAGGGGTTGCCGCCGACGGCCACCGCCGACTTCGCGCGGGACGGCTTCATCCACCTGTCGGGGGTGCTCTCTCCGGAGACCATCGCGGAGTACGAGCCCGTGGTCACCGGCGAGGTGATCCGGCTCAACACCCAGCACCTGCCGCTGGCGGAGCGCGACACCTATGGCAAGGCGTTCCTGCAGGTGACCAACCTGTGGGAACACAACGCGAAGGTCAAGGAGCTGGTCTACTCCCGGCGCCTGGCCGGGATCGCCGCGAGCCTCCTCGGTGTGCACGCGGTCCGGCTCTACCACGACCAGGCCCTCTACAAGGAGCCAGGCGGCGGCATCACGCCGTGGCACGCCGACCAGTACTACTGGCCACTGTCGAGTGACCGGGTGTGCACGATCTGGCTGCCGCTGCAGGAGACGCCGTACGAGATGGGGCCGCTGGCGTTCGCCCGCGGCAGCCACAACTTCTCCATCGGCCGTGATCTGGCGATCAGCGACGAGTCGGAGGCGAAGCTGAGCGAGCTGGTCGCGGCGCAGAGCTTCGAGCACGTGGAGGAGCCCTTCGCGCTCGGCGACGCGAGTTTCCACCGCGGCTGGACGTTCCACCACGCCGGACCGAACCACAGCACCGTTCCGCGCCGGGTGATGACCGTGATCTACATGGATGCCGACATCCGGGTCACCGAGCCGGTCAACGACAACCAGGTTGCCGACCGCGGCTGGATGCCTGGCACCGAGATCGGCCAGGTTCCCGACACCGCGCGCAACCCGCTGCTCTACGACGGCCTGCGGTCCGGCTGAGGCTTCTCGGGATCCTCCCGGAACGACACGAGGGACAGGTGGCTGGGATGCGCGGGGGAAGGGCGACGTTCGACCGAGACGGTGCGGCGTACCCGAGTGGGCTGTACGACACCGCCCAGGTGGCCGAACCGGTCGAGCACCTGGAGGACGTGGGCGAGGCGGAACTCGAACGCTGCCGGCGGGACGGGTTTCTTCCGGTGAGCCGCGCGCTGTCCCCGGAGACGGTGCGAGATGCCGTTGCCGGCCTGGAAGACCTCGCCCGCCCGAACTCGCCGGCAGACGTGCAGTACGAGGCCTGGGCGGAGACGCTTCTGGACACGCTGACCCCTGGCCAGCGGCTCGACGTGACGCGGAAGTTCATGTCGTTCACGGCACACGAGTCCCGTCTCACCGCGATCGCGAACGATCCCGGCATCCTCGACGTGGTGGCTCGCGTGCTCGGCGGCGCCCCGCGGATGTTCCAGGACATGGCGCTGCTCAAGCCGCCCGGTGGTGGGCGGGAGAAGCCGTGGCACCAGGACAACGCCTTCTTCCACCTGGTGCCCGGTACCCCGATCGTCGGCGTGTGGGTCGCGCTGGACGCGGCCACCGAGGACAACGGCTGCATGCGCGTCATCCGCGGCTCACACCGCGACGGCCCCGTACGCCACGTCCACCTGCGTGATCTGCAGATCTGCGACGGGAACGTGCCGATCGACCGCGGCGTGGCCGTGCCGCTCCCGCCCGGTGGCCTGATGTTCTTCGACGGCCTGCTGCAGCACGGGACGCCGAGCAACGACACGACGACGCGGCGGCGGGCGCTGCAGTTCCACTACACGGTGGACGAGGTGACCTCGACATCCGCCGAGGAGTACGCCGCGGTGTTCGGGATGGCCGACGGCGACGAGTGCTGACCTGATCCCAGGATCTACGGGGCGACGACGTGCGCCTCGACGAATGCCACATCGACCTCGACGCCCAGGCCGGTCCCGTCGGGCACCGCGACCGTACCGTCGTCGGCCAGTGTCAATGACTTCTTGACGACGCCGGCGCTGAGCTCACTCTGCGCGACGTTGAACTCCACCCAGCGGGCCTGGGGCAGCGTGGACAGGAAGTGCAGGCTGTAGGCATGCAGCAGGTCCGACAGCCAGGAGTGGGTGACGATCTCCACTCCGGCCGCCCTGGCGTCGGCTGCCACGATGCGCGCCACCGTGAGCCCACCGCACCGGGACAGGTCCGGCTGCACGACGGCGATCCCGTGGTCGCGGACCAGTCGCCGTAGCTCCCAGGCCGTCGCCTGCTGCTCACCCGCCGCGAAGCGCAGATGTGGGAACTCGGCCGCCAGTACGGCGTACTCCTCGGTGCACTCCGGATGCACGATGTCCTCGACCCAGTACGGCCGGACGTCGCTCAACGTCTCCAGCATCGCCGTCGTCTCCGCCGTCGTCCGCACGCGCGGCCGTCCGCCGTCCTCGACGTACCAGCCGGGGTCGATCATCAACGCTCGGTCGGGCCCGAGCGTCTCCCGCAGCGCGACGAGGTTGTCCCGGTCCGCGCTCGGGTCGATCCCGAATCCTCCCCACCCGAACTTCATCCCGGTGAATCCGAGGTCGAGGTATCGGCGCGCGGCCGCGGCGTTCTCCTCCGGAGTCGGCCGGAACAGGGTGGACGCGTACGCCGGCAACCGGTCGCGCCGCCGGCCACCGAGCGCCTGCGCGACCGACACTCCGGCAGCCTGCGCCCGAATCGACCAGAGGCAGTTGTCGACCGCCGACATGCAGTGCATGGCGACACCACGCCGCCCGTAGTAGGCGGTGGCGACGTACAACTCGTCCCAGATCGCCTCCACCTCCGTCGCGTCGCGGCCGAGAAGCTGTTCGTGGATGGTACGGAAGCCGAGCGCGCCCATCCCGCTGCCCTGCAGGACGCGTGCTGCGACCGGGCCCATGGTCTCCACGTCCGACCAGCCCTCGAGGCCCTCGTCGGTGCGAACCCGCACCACCAGCAGCCAGTCGCCCTGGTCGGTCGCCTCCGTCTCGCCCGCGTGGGCGCCGTAGGTCTGAGTTCCCCTTAGCAGGAACGGAGTGACGTCGGTGATTCTCATGCCGTGCCCGCGGGCGCCGAACGGCCGGGCAGGTCGGACGGCCAGGGGATTCGTCGTTCGGCCAGACAGGGCCGGAACCCCTCGGCGTGCGCGACCATCAGCCGGGCACCGGTGACCCGGTCGGAGTCGGCCATCTCGTCGGCGTAGTCGTGGCCGCGAAGGCGGCGCATCACGTCCATCTGGCTGGCGTGGGCACGGATCAGTTCGGCCTTCCGTGCCACGTGGTCGGCGGTGAGTTCGACGAAGTGGGTGGCCTCGAAACCGTATCCCGCGCCGGTGTCGACGTGGTAGATCCGCGGCACGTGGTCGTTGGCCGGGACGTGTGGTTCGAAAGAGCCGAGGTTGGTCCACAACGCGGTGTCAACCACGGCTTTCGCGGTCACCACGTGGTCGGCGTTGTAGTCGTTCGTCCAGTGGGTGAAGACGACCTCGGGATCGACAGTACGCAGCGCCGCGATCAGGTCGTGCCGCAGCGGTTCGTCGTCGTACAGGAAGCCGTCCTCGCGGCCCAGGCACAGATAGCTCGCGTCGAACGCCTTCGCCACGTGACGAATCTCGACCTCTCGCACTGCGACGGCCCGCTCGTGGGAGTCCGGCCCGGAGAACGGTAGTCCCTTGTCGCCTCCGGTGAGGGTCACGAACGCGATCTCGTGGCCTTGTTCGTGCAGCCGCAACAGCGTTCCGAGGCAGCGCATCTCGTCGTCGAGATGCGCGAACACGCAGGCATACCTCATGACTGGTCTCCCTCTGGCAGTCTGGCGAGCGAGACGGACAACGCGCCGTCCACGGTCAGAAACGACCCGGAGATGTAGCCGGCGGCGGGCGAGGACAGGAACGCCACGGCCGCAGCGACCTGGCCGACGTCGCCCATCGCGCCGAACGGCAACGCTTTGCCGGCCCGGGCGAGGTGTTCCTCGCCGTACAGAGCGACCTCGCCCGGGGTGGCGACCCAGCCAGGTACGACCGCGTTCACCCGGATCCGCCGGTCGGCCCACTCGTGCGCGAGCGTACGCACCACCTGGCCGAGCGCACCGTGCGCGGCGTTGTAGCCGAGGCAGCGGGCGAACGCGTGCTTCTCGTGCAGGGAACCGATCACGGTGAACGCCGCACCCGGTGGAGGCGGGGTGGGAGCTACCGCGAGGGCACGGAACAGTGCGAACGCCGCGAGCGGGCCGATGGCGAAGCTCAGCCGAACCGAGTCCAGGCTGAGGTCGAGGGCGGGAACGTGTTCCTCGTGGGCGAGGGCGTGCACGGCCGAGCGGACCAGCCCGGCCGCCGCCGCGACCGCTGCGACGTGTTCGCCGAACGCCGGTTCCGCGGCGTCGGCCGCGAGCGGCACCGCCGAGCCGCCGGCCTGCTCGATCGCGGCGACGGTCTCCTGCGCGCGGTCGGGGTCGCGGTCGACGCAGATCACCGTGTCGTGGGACCCGGCGAGGGCGCGGGCGCAGGCGCCACCGATACCGCCGCCCGCTCCGGTGACCACCGCGACGGTCGGGCTGTCACCGGTCGGGGCACCGCCCGACGACGGCGACTCAGCCATGGTCGACCGCCGCGCGCAGCAGGTCCACCAGCCGGTCGATCTCGGCGTACATGCGTTCGTCGACTCCACCGGCGACCGGTCCCCGCACCGCCGCGCTGCGGAAGACTCCCTGTCGCACCAGCAGGTACTTCTCGATGGCGACGAAGCTGTCAAGGCTGGTCTGCAGCGACACGATCTGGGTCAGCGGCCCGGCGATGCGGTAGGCCCGGTCGTGGTCCCCGGCGCTGAGAGCCCGCCACAGCGGGACCAGTGCCCACACCAGGTCACCGGCCGGCATGGTGCCGATCGCTCCACGACGGAAGCTGTCGACGAGATACATGCCGCCGTTTCCCTCCAGGACGCGTGCCTTCCCCCCGGTCGCGTCCAGCAGTTGGGTCAGCTTGGGCCCGATCGGATGGGCCTCCGGTTTGAACAGCACCCGGTCCGGGAGTTCGGCGTGCAGCCTGGCCTGCAGGTCGATCGACAGCGCTGACCCGACGTACCCGCTGGCGTCCTGAACGATCACCGGCACCTGCGCGGCGTCGGCGATCGCGAGGAAGTAGTCGAACAGTTCCCGGTCACCCGCCCGGCTCAGCGCGGGCGGCGTGGCCATCACCGCGTCCGCGCCGACTGCGGCCGCGTGCCGCGCGTGTCGTACGGCGGTGTGGGTGGACTCCGCACCCACGCTGACCACGGCGGACCCCCGCCCGGACGCCGCGCCACACAGCAGCGTCGCGAGTTCGTCCCGCTCGTTCGTGGACAGCCGGAGCACCTCCGACACCATCCCGATCGCCACACCGTCCGCGCCGTTGCCGAACAGCCACTCCACCTGGCGTACGAACGTGGCGCTGTCAATACCGCCTTGCTCGTCGAACGGCGTCTGCACCACACACACGACTCCGCTCACCTCGGCCCCGGTCATGAGGCGACCGTCCTCTCCGGCGCCGCCGCGCCGTCCCTGGGAACGCCCAACCCGAGCAGGGCAAGGGAGTCCCGCTGACAGATCCGGTCCACGTCGTCGTCGGTGATCTCGGCCGGGCCGAGCCCGCGGCACAGCGCGGCCGCCTTGCGAAGCCCGGCGGCCGCGACGTAGTCGTTGGGGACGACCACACCGACCGGCTCGCCGTCGAACGCCAGCACGACGGAGGTGCCGGCCGCCTCCCCGGCGAGCCGGTGCTCTTCCGGGGTCACGTCCCAGCTGACCTCGCCCCAGGCCCGGAGCTCGTCGCGGGCAAGCGGATCGCACACGTGCGTGCCGTGCTGACCGAGACGGGTGTATACGTCGACGGCCACTTGCGCCTGCGTCATCTACCGGATCCCGTCTCGTTCGGACAGCGTGGCGAACGCCACGGTGTGCGCCGGCAGGAGAATCTGGTGCTCGAACGCCTCGGCGGTGACGACGACCCGTTCCTCCAGCGGGTGCTGGGTGAGCGTGCCGGCACACCAGCGCCGTGCCTCGTCGATCCGGTGGACAGTCAGCAGCTTGGCGCCCGGCGTCAGCCCGGCGTACCGCAACGTGAGGATCCGGTCCCGGCAGGCCGGCCGGGAGAGGCTGGTGTTCGACACCAGCACCGACACCGTCCCTGGCCCGCTGGCGGCATAGGCGTGCAGGTCCGCGTGCGAGGTCTCGGACGCCACCTTGGTGTCGCCGAGCCTGCCCAGCAGCTGGTAGAGGAAGTACTGCGGACGCACCTGTCCGCGTTCACCGAACAGGCCGAACCGGTGCGGCACCTCGTTCCAGTGCCGCATCATGTGCGCGACACCCTCCGGGGAGAAGAACGGCGAGAACTCCTGTGGATCACACGCCTGGTCCCAGAGGTGGTAGTAGAACGACCAGGCCGGTCCCGCCTCGTCCATCGCGAGGACCGACGCCGCCACCAGAGCTGCCCGGCGTGGGTCGTCGGCCTGGTCGGCGACCGAGACGGCCTCGAACGACGTACTCCACTCGGTGACCATCAGCTCCGGCACCGGTTCGGGGAACCCCGCCACCAGCCGCATTCCCTCGGTCACGCCCGCGGCGTGCCGTGTCCAGTCGTCGGCATAGAGGTGCCAGGAGACGAAGTCGAGCGGAATGTCGTTGTCGCGGCAGTGCTTGACGAAGCCCGGCAGCGGTTCGTTCGTCACCCAGCACGCTGCCGTGCCGCCGACCTTGACGTGCGGTGCGGCCGCGCGGATTGCCGGCGCGGTCAGGTCGTAGAACCTCGCGTAGTCGTCCGGGTCGGGGATGAGGTACGGCGACCCGCCGTCCTCACCGATGTCGGTCTCGTTGCCGATCTCCCAGTGGGTGACGAGGTTTCGCTCGACGGAGTAGCGGCGTACCAACGCGGTGACGACCCGCTGCCACTCGGCCACGTCGTTCGGCATCCACGCCGCGTGGTCGATCCGGTCGTCGTGGTCGAACAGCGGGCCGGGCTTGAGGCAGATCGCCGCGACCAGCTTCGCCCCGGTGGCGGCGAGGGAGTCCAGGTAGGGATCCAGCCGGCTCCAGTCGAAACGCCCGTGCTCGGGATAGATGTCGAAGAACTGCTGGACGAAGATCCGCACCAGCCGCGGTCGTAAGGTTGCCGCGCCTTCGACCACGCGGGGAGGCAACGGTGAGGAGTTGATGCCGCCCACCCCGACGGTGTGCCGCCACAGCTCGACCGGGCCGCGTTGCTCGCGGACGTCGACGTGCACGGTCTCCCGGTCGAACAGGGCGAAGTCAGGTACCGGCATCGTGTCCTCCGACGTGGCTGGGACGCCTGCTCGGCGATTGTGCCGAGATTCTGCTGGAACCGGAGGTTCTGGGTGGTGATGTCCCGGTCGTTGTCTTCAATCGGTCGGCCGGAACGCCTGCCGAACGGTGCATATGCCGCACCGGGTCCATGGCCGGCCATGGCCTCAGGAGTGGATCGGGCGCCGCTGATATCCGCATTGGCGACCAGCCGATTGATTTGCTTTCATCTTCAGCGTGGATCACGTGACGGAATGGGACTCGGCGCGACACCGCGTACGGCGGTTCCGGGCCATCGTGGGGGTCGTCGCCATATCGTTGGTGATTTTCGGGGGAGTGGCCGGCGCCGTGCTGCTGCTCAACACCCCCGGCCGAACGGTCGAGCGGGCGGAGGAGGCGAAGCAGCAGGCGGCGAAGGAGTCGGTGGCCCGCGCCGAGCGGCGCATGAAGACCTTCACCAGCGCCTGGGAACGCGGCAAATGGGACGTCGCGGGGCAGTACACCGACAGTCCGGGCAGCGCGGCCTCACTCCTCGCCTCCATGCACCGCAACCTCGCGCCGAGACCGTTCTCGATCGAGGTCGGACGGCCGACTGCGAGCAGTAGCACCAGGAGTGAGCGGAAGAGCGGCGCCAAGGCCTACGTCGTGCCGTTCACCGTACGGATGAAGGTGCCGCGCGTCGGCACCTACACCTACGAGTCGAAGGCGCGCATCGTCCAGACCGCGGCCAGGGACGTGGTTCATTTCGAGCCGTCGATGGTCCACCCCGCGCTGAAGGTGGGGCAGACGCTGGCCGTGGCGAGGATGTCCACCCGCGGATCGATCCTCGACCGTACGGGTGACGTGCTCGCCGCGGCCACGCTCGTCGGCGAGGTCGACGCGAACGGCAGGGGAACCTCCGGACTGGAGAAGCGCTACGACAAGCAGCTCACCGGGTCCGGTTCCGGGTCGGCGTACCTGATCGCGATCACCGACCGGGAGACCGGACGCGCGGTGAGGCCGCTGCGCACCCCTGACGCGAAGCTGGGCAAGGACGTGCACACCACGATCGACCCGGACGTGCAGCGTGCAGCGGCCAACGCGCTCGGAGGGGTCACCACCCCGGCGGCGCTCGTCGCGCTCAAGCCGTCCACCGGAGACATCCTGGCCGTCGCGAACGAGCCGGCTGGGTACAACCGCGCGTTCATCGGGGAGTACCCGCCGGGTTCCACGTTCAAGGTGATCACGTCCGCCGCTCTGCTCAGGGCCGGGCTGAGCCCCTCCGATGTTCTGGAATGCCCCAGATACGAGTGGGTGTACGGGTGGCGCTTCACCAACCAGAACGAGTTCGTGCTGCCCGAGGGGTCGACGTTCCGGGACGCGTTCGCCCACTCCTGCAACACGGCGTTCGTGGGAGCCAGGGACAAGCTCGACGACCGCGCACTCGCCAGGACGGCTGCGGCCTTCGGGATCGGCGGCGTATGGGACACCGGCGCGTCCACGTACGACGGTTCTGTGCCGGTGAACACCGACGTCCTCGACCGGTCGGCGGCGATGATCGGCCAGGGGCGCGACCTCGCGTCTCCGCTGGTGATGGCGTCGGTCGCGGGCACGGTGAAGAACGGCAAGTTCGTCCAGCCGAGACTGGTGCCCGAGGCGGTCCGCCACCCCTACCAGGCGCCGGAGTCCCTCGACCCGAACGTCGTCACCGACCTCCGGTCGATGATGCGCTCGGTGGTCACCGACGGAGCCGGTGAGGCGCTGCGCGGCCTGCCCGGCCGGCCGCACGCCAAGACCGGTACGGCGGAGTACGGCAACGCCTCGCCGCGGAGGACCCATGCGTGGATGATCGGCTACCAGGAGGACAGCGACCTCGCGTGGGCGGTGCTCCTCGAGGACGGTGGGTCCGGGGGCTCCGACGCGGGGCCGGTCGCGGCGGCGTTCCTGAAGAACCTCACCGGCAAGGGACCCTCCTGACCGGCGCGGCATCGGCGTCGCACGTGGCCGGGGACTGTTGGGCTGCTGGTCGCGGCTACGTCCGCGACGGTGGCCTGTCCGCCCGCCCGGCCGCGTCCCCGAGGTCGTCGTCCGTCACCTCCGCGTCCGCCTCGGCGTAGGTGCCGGGCGGGGATTGCTCGCCGGTCTCCTCGGCGTCCTCGGCGTCCCCGGCGTTTTCGGCGTTCTCGGCATGGCCGGCCTCCAGCGGGAGGTCCTTGCCCGGCTCGTGCCCGCCTGGTTCGGGGTCACGCCACTCGTGGGCGCGGGTGGCCCGGTTTGCGGTTTCCATCGCCTTCGCGTCGGCCTTGAGGTCGTCGTCCACCCGAGGGCTGTGCCGGTCGCTGCCGCGCTGCATGGCGCACCTCCTGTGCAACTGTCCTCGAGGCGTAAGGGGCGGGTCTTCCCCTCTCCGTCCACGGTATGCATGGGTTCAGTGCGCATGCCGAAGACGTCCGGCGGGGGTGTTGTGCTCGACGTAGACCGCCGGCACGTCCCGGCCCGGCCGGCGGCCCAGCCAGCGTTCGGCGAGTTCGGCCTCGTGCGGTCGCTGCAGCACCACAAGGTCGACCGGCTCCTCCCGCAGGCGCTCCGGCGGCACCTCCCGGACCGTGCCTGGCCAGGGGAACGACAGCGCCCCGCCCGCACCGTCCGGCCCGCGGTCAGGTGTGACCGGAACCACGTGGCGGTGTGGACCCCGAACGAATGCGGTCGTCCACGACCCGTGCACGTGCCACAGGAGGATGTCCGTAAGGCTTCAAACTGCCCATCCAGACCGGTACGGAACCGGACAACCGGAACCCAGGAGGTCCCCGCGCCGCGGCGAGCAGCGCTCGGACGAGTTGCCGCCCTGGTCCCGATCGCCCACTTCGGCCGGACTTGACGACGCGCACGGTCTCTCCGGACGATGGGATCCGTGCATCACTCCGCCATCAGCCCGCGCACGGTCGTCATGCCTCCCCGGCTGCGACTGGCGATGGAGGTTGCCCGGCATCTGGCCGAGTCGGTGCTCGTCCCGCTCGGACTCTTCTACGGCATCGTCGTCGCCGCGGGTTTCCACGTCGCGCTGTTGGCTGCCGTCGCCTGGGCGCTCGTCGCGATGGGCGTGCGGGTCGTCAGAGAGAGGCGCCTGCCGGCCGTACTCCTCGGCACGACCGGGCTGTCCGTCGTCCAGGTGGGCGTTTCCTACGCCGCCGGGTCGGCGATGGTCTATTTCCTCCAGCCCACCCTGGCGACCTACGCCGTCGCCGCGGCGTTCCTGCTGACGGCGCTGCTGGATCGTCCGCTCATCCAACGGCTCGCCCACGACTTCTGTCCGCTGCCCCACGACGTGGTGCGGTCGGCTCCGCTGCGCAGGCTCTTCCAGCGACTGTCCGTGCTCTGGGGCGTCGTGCTGCTCGTCAACGCCAGCCTGACGCTCAGCCTGCTGCTGACCATGGGCACGACGTCGATGCCGGTGGCCACCGCGGCGTCGGTCCCGCTGTTCGCCGCCGGGTTCCTCCTCTCGCTGCTGTGGTTCCGCCGCTCGCTACGGGACGGCGGCTACCGGCTCGCCTGGTGCGACCCCACGCAGGCCGCGAGCCAGGGGGCATGAGCCTGCGCCGTGCCTGAGCGCCCGGCCGTCCACATCCGGTTGCGAGTGGGACCGGAACCATCTCCCACGTCACACCACACCAAGCCTCCTCCGCCGAACCCCGCCCGGCCTCGGCCGTCGGCCCACCCGTCAGCCCACCGGTCAGCAGGGCCCCGTGGTGATCAGTGAGCGCCTGGTTCCCGCATCGCCGGGTGCGCACACCTCGGTCGTGGTCATGACCATGACCCGCGACCGGGCGGAGGGACTGGCACACATGCTGAACAAGCTGGCCGACCTGTCCCCCAACACCCCTGTCATCGTCGTCGACAACGGTTCGTCGGACGAGACCGCGCAACTGGTCCTTGACGAGTTCCCGCGGGTGAGCCTGGTGAGGCTGCGGGAGAACGCCGGCGCGCCGGCTCGCAACGTCGGTGTTCAGCGCGCACAGACGCCCTACGTCGCGTTCAGCGACGACGACTCGTGGTGGGCGCAAGGCGCGCTTGACGAGGCTGCGCGACGGTTCGAGGACCATCCCCGGCTGGGACTCCTGGCCGCCCGCACACTGGTCGGCCCGGACGAGCATCCCGATCCCCTCACCACGCTCACGCGGGACAGCCCGATGGGGCGTGCGACGGATCTGCCCGGTCCCACGGTCCGCGGGTTCCTCGCCTGCTCCGCCGTCGTACGCAGGTCGGCGTTCCTGCACGTCGGAGGTTTCAACGACCTGCTCTTCTTCATGGGGGAGGAGACCATGCTCGCCTACGATCTGATGGCGGCCGGATGGGGAGTGGCGTACGTCGAGGAGGTCACGGCCCACCACCATCCCGCGCCGTCCCGCGGCCCGTCGTCGCAGCGACTGGCCATGGAAGAGCGCAACTCGGTCCTGACGGCGTGGATGCGGCGTCCTGTCAAGGTCGCCTTGCAGGCGACGACGGCGAAGCTGGCGGCGTCGGCGGTCACCCGGCACCCGTCACGTGGGGCCTTGCCGCAGGCCCTACGGCGGTTGCCGAGCGCACTGCGTCAGCGGAGCGTCCTCCCGGAAGCGGTGGAGGCGCAGGTACGCCTGGTCGAGAGTGGTGACCGCCCCTGACGTACGACGCACGTCGTGCGAGGCG encodes:
- a CDS encoding phytanoyl-CoA dioxygenase family protein is translated as MRGGRATFDRDGAAYPSGLYDTAQVAEPVEHLEDVGEAELERCRRDGFLPVSRALSPETVRDAVAGLEDLARPNSPADVQYEAWAETLLDTLTPGQRLDVTRKFMSFTAHESRLTAIANDPGILDVVARVLGGAPRMFQDMALLKPPGGGREKPWHQDNAFFHLVPGTPIVGVWVALDAATEDNGCMRVIRGSHRDGPVRHVHLRDLQICDGNVPIDRGVAVPLPPGGLMFFDGLLQHGTPSNDTTTRRRALQFHYTVDEVTSTSAEEYAAVFGMADGDEC
- a CDS encoding PIG-L deacetylase family protein; this translates as MRYACVFAHLDDEMRCLGTLLRLHEQGHEIAFVTLTGGDKGLPFSGPDSHERAVAVREVEIRHVAKAFDASYLCLGREDGFLYDDEPLRHDLIAALRTVDPEVVFTHWTNDYNADHVVTAKAVVDTALWTNLGSFEPHVPANDHVPRIYHVDTGAGYGFEATHFVELTADHVARKAELIRAHASQMDVMRRLRGHDYADEMADSDRVTGARLMVAHAEGFRPCLAERRIPWPSDLPGRSAPAGTA
- a CDS encoding phosphotransferase encodes the protein MAIDERTPGTDATATAASRNAVDILYSMVDPKWVARLVGDEYDVGVPDDCHLLFAGHNDTYEVSVGGRRYAFRLHTRGKWWLRGESDVRFELELLTHLHLHGVPVSWPLPRCDGDLLGTIPAPEGERFYSLFSWAPGAPPGKLTTDQAYVIGRTLATIHVTADLHTPKHPRYHLDEATKLDRPLAELDQAIRSAHPDDAQTIGHYVAEIREHLAAFDPGPTGWGIVHADIQPLNYHFDADGNVTIFDFDMCGYGWRAYDLAYCYTRTGDPQRSAMLDGYQSVRPLSDAEHSMLTTFGRLAWIAHDGRPVARLAQLLRDPYYSGSL
- a CDS encoding glycosyltransferase family 2 protein, whose amino-acid sequence is MSRDVPFTGGDKVRMAAGWELRYLPDLTVHHAASRARDPHRRRAEGLRNTLWFA
- a CDS encoding MmcQ/YjbR family DNA-binding protein, with protein sequence MAPLAWDEMRTFALAMPRAIEDTPWGELVIKIDHPPRRRGNGLVYGPMFLWLSRPQAPTPAVSVKLRASYDQAVTVGAATPTTMSGLGQWGWLTVPLPHADLDLVRDWIDESYRTVAPKKLLAELDPGAGTDQTEGVRHGHR
- a CDS encoding SDR family NAD(P)-dependent oxidoreductase gives rise to the protein MAESPSSGGAPTGDSPTVAVVTGAGGGIGGACARALAGSHDTVICVDRDPDRAQETVAAIEQAGGSAVPLAADAAEPAFGEHVAAVAAAAGLVRSAVHALAHEEHVPALDLSLDSVRLSFAIGPLAAFALFRALAVAPTPPPPGAAFTVIGSLHEKHAFARCLGYNAAHGALGQVVRTLAHEWADRRIRVNAVVPGWVATPGEVALYGEEHLARAGKALPFGAMGDVGQVAAAVAFLSSPAAGYISGSFLTVDGALSVSLARLPEGDQS
- a CDS encoding phytanoyl-CoA dioxygenase family protein; amino-acid sequence: MTATTAALGSELDRPYEGLPPTATADFARDGFIHLSGVLSPETIAEYEPVVTGEVIRLNTQHLPLAERDTYGKAFLQVTNLWEHNAKVKELVYSRRLAGIAASLLGVHAVRLYHDQALYKEPGGGITPWHADQYYWPLSSDRVCTIWLPLQETPYEMGPLAFARGSHNFSIGRDLAISDESEAKLSELVAAQSFEHVEEPFALGDASFHRGWTFHHAGPNHSTVPRRVMTVIYMDADIRVTEPVNDNQVADRGWMPGTEIGQVPDTARNPLLYDGLRSG
- a CDS encoding mandelate racemase/muconate lactonizing enzyme family protein, with translation MRITDVTPFLLRGTQTYGAHAGETEATDQGDWLLVVRVRTDEGLEGWSDVETMGPVAARVLQGSGMGALGFRTIHEQLLGRDATEVEAIWDELYVATAYYGRRGVAMHCMSAVDNCLWSIRAQAAGVSVAQALGGRRRDRLPAYASTLFRPTPEENAAAARRYLDLGFTGMKFGWGGFGIDPSADRDNLVALRETLGPDRALMIDPGWYVEDGGRPRVRTTAETTAMLETLSDVRPYWVEDIVHPECTEEYAVLAAEFPHLRFAAGEQQATAWELRRLVRDHGIAVVQPDLSRCGGLTVARIVAADARAAGVEIVTHSWLSDLLHAYSLHFLSTLPQARWVEFNVAQSELSAGVVKKSLTLADDGTVAVPDGTGLGVEVDVAFVEAHVVAP